CCGCCGCCGGTGCCGTGACGCTGAGCCCGTTGTATCGCCGGACGGCGGCGACGCCCTCGCTGCTGTGCCGGTCCCGTATGGACTGCAGCCGGTTGACCCCGAACTTCCCGCCGAAGACCGTGACGATGTGCTCCGCGAGGGCCTTGGCGACGAGTCCGGGCGCACCGTCGTGGGCGGCGCTGAACGTGTAGAACCCGAATTCGTCCACGCGCATCGTGACCGTCTGCACGCCCGCGTCGAGCAGCTCGGCGTGGGCGGGGCGGGCGTCGGCCAGCCCGACCACCGCCGTCGCCGTCTGCAGTGTCATGGTGAGGCTGACCGGCCTCGACTGGTCGTCCTGGTCTCCGCTGAACTCGCAGAAACCCACCCGCTCATAGCCGAAGGAGGCGGGCAGCACCTCGATGAGCCGCCGCAGGACGGATTCGCGCAGGAACGGGATGTAGTCGCTGCGCTCCGCGTGCCGCATCGAGACGCAGTCGCCGGTGAGGACGCCGTCGTCGCGTTGCAGCAGAACGGGATCGGTCATCGCGCTGTAGAAGTTGGCCGGCCCGATCGGCAGCCACAGTGAACGGGTAACCGCGCCCATCAGTCACATCCTGTGTAGTCGACCTCGCCGATGGTAGCCAGCGATGCAAATGCCTGCGCCTCAAGATCGCCACAACTCTTCAAGGGTTGCGGCGATCTTGAGGTGTCCCGACGGGTGGCGCCACGTCGCGGGCCATGGACAAACCGGCTCGGGCGGACGAGCATTTGATTTGACTATGTCGATCTACTGAGGAGGCCATGTGCGCCGCCTGTGTCTCGCGCTTGCCCTGTCCCTCGTGGGTGCGCTCCTCGTGCCACCCGGTGCCGCCACCGCCGACGGGGTGATCAGCTCCTTCTCCGTCTCGCCCGACTCCGTGCGCGACGGCGCGTCCTCGCAGGGGACCGTCACGCTCGCCTTCCCGGAGGGCACCGACACGACCGTCCTGATCTTCAGCGGCGACACCGCCGTCGCCACCGTCCCGGCCACCGCGACCATCCCCGCCGGTGCCATCGGCGTGACCTTCCCGATCGCCACCAACGCCGCGGCGCCGCCCACGATCGTGCAGCTCACGGCATGGGTCGGCAACACGCCCCGCTCGGCGAACCTCTCGGTCAACGCGGCGACCCCGCCCGGCCCGTCGCTCTCGTCGGTCTCCTTCGTCCCGACCACCATCGTCGGCGGCCAGAACGCCACCGGAACGGTGCGGTTCACCGGTGCGATGACCCAGGGCGCGGTGGTCCAGCTCTCCACCGGCAACCCGGCGATCGCCCAGGTGCCGGCGGAGACCGTCGTCAGCGCGGGGCAGTCCAGCGGCACCTTCAACCTCTCGACCTCGGCCGTCACCGCACCGACCACCATCACGGTCACCGCTCGGTGGTTCTCGGTCACGCGGACGGCGACGGTCACCGTCACCCCCGGCACGCCGCCGCCCGCCGACACGGTGCGGATCACGCGGGCGACCTGGAAGTCCGGGCTGCTGCGGATCGAAGCCACCAGCACCAACGTCAACGCGATCCTCAGCGTCTACTCCAGCGCCGGCAACTTCATGTTCACGCTCACCAACAACGGCGGCGGGCGCTACTCCGACCAGCGCGGCTTCATCACCAACCCGCAGCAGATCGCCGTGCGCAGCAACTTCGGCGGCTCCGCCGGCGCGACGATCAAAACCTGATGACCGATGTGTGGTGCCGGACTAATGACGATTGACTAGACGGCTCAGACCTGCGGCCACCGAGGTCGTCAGCAGCCAACCGAGCAGGACGAAGATCCAGCTGACGACCTCGCGTGGACCTGACATTCGGAACGACGACTCCTGACCGAGATCGATCAATGGTACGAGAAGATCGAACGCGTACGCGAACGGCCGGAACGCGGGTGGGTGATCAGCGATCGGGATCGGAGAGGAGTTCCGGAAGACGAACGTGCCGACAACGGTCAGCGCCAGCAACCACACTCCTGCGAGCCAGGTCCGGTATCCGTAGCCGACCGTCGCGTCGAGTAGTAGCCCCCAGGCTTTTCCGCGCCAGGTCAATGTCGACCGCCGAGCGCGCTGCTTGGCGAGTGCGACTCGCGCTGCGTCCTGTTCTCTGCCGGACAGACGGTAGAACGAGAGGAGTTGCTCATAGGGCTGGGGTGAGTAGCCGCTCTTGTTGCGCTGCAGCCACTCCAAACGTTGTTCGGCGCTCACCTCGGGCTGCGGCTGCAGCGATTCATAGGTGAAGCCATCCGTCGATATCCGAACCGGCCATGTCTCGGCTGCGTCGACGAGCCGGACGACCGTCACGTTGGTGAGGTCGAGCGTGCCGGATAGCGGCTTCGCGAAACGCAGGTCAAGGGTGTCGGCGGTCGTACCGGAGAGGTTGATCGGAACCTCACCTCCGCATGACTCGATACCATGCAGGTTGAGCGTTCCGCCGATCTCTGACGACTTCACCCTGATGCCGCCCGCGCACCTGAGCCCATCGCTCAGGTTCAGGTTGCGTCCCACCCGCAGGCGAGTCGCGCGGATGCTCGTGGGATCTTCAAGCGGCTTCTCTGACAATGTCTGCGGCTCGGTGAGAAGAGCACCTTCAAAGGCGATGCCGCCGGCTATCTGTGCGTTGGTGAGAACGATCGCCCCGGATGCTTCCAGCGGCTCCTTCGTACCCATGGCGCGCTGGAAGAAGAGACTGTCGCCGAGGACCATCCGCTCGCCCTGAAAGCAGATTTTGCCGGGGTTCCTGAGCCGCGCTCCCCGGAGCGTGACCAGGCCGTCGATGCGTGCGCTGATCAGTCTGATCTGGCCGTCGGCCTCCATGAGGCCGGCAAAGAGCGCGCCGCCGATCTTGATCCGATTGGCGTTCAGCGCCCACCGGTTCGGCTCTATGCTCTCCAGCGTCGCCTTCCGCAGGGACAGCTCATTGCCGATCCGCGCTCGCTCGAGGGTTACCTCCTGAGTGCTGTGGAACCCCTCGTCGAGCCACACGGAGCCCTTGACCTCGATTCCCATGGCATGCAGTCCAGGCATCGTCGACCCGGACAGCCGGAGGCTGGTCAGCGACGCGTTGTCGAGGCGGGGTGCTGACTCGAACCTGCACTCCACGAGCGCCAGCGGTGCGGCGATGGCGAGTTCTTGGAGGTCGAGCGTTCCGGTGATCGTGGCGTTGCGGAGCAGGAGCGCCGTGATCGTACTGTCGATGCTGTTGGTGACCATCCAGCGCAGCACCTCGGCGCGGACCGTCTGGCCGGCACAGTCGAATGCCAGGCCGCTGATTGCCGCGATGTGCAGTTCGCTCTCGACATTGCTGAGCTCGGGTTTGGCCATGACAGCACCTTCTGGGCGGCTATCCGACATGATCAGGCCCGCTTCAGCAGCCGGGTCAGACCTGCTGCGACCGCGCTGGTGAGGATCCACCCGGCGGCTGTGTAACCCCAGGCGAGCCAGCGGAGCGTGCCTTCGGGCCGCCAGTTGCTCTCCTGGCCGAACTCCACTACCGGGACGAGGAGATCCACCGTATAGATGAGCGGGTTGAACTCCGGACCCATGGTGGTCGTCGGCACGGTGGAGCCGGCGGCGAAGAGTGCCGACCCGCCGATCAGGAGGACGACGAGCCACACCCCCGCCATCCAGGTCTTGTAGCCGTATCCGACGGTCGCGCCAAGGATAAGTGGCCAGATCCTGGCGAATCGCCGTAGCGTCCTGGCCCGTTGCTTCTGTTTCTCAAAGCCGACAGACCTCGCCTCTTGCTCCTGTCCCGACCGTTGATAGACGGCGGCGAGCTGCTCGTACGGTTGGGGCAGGTAGCCCTTCTCGCCCCGCGTCAGCCACGTGAGCCGCCTGGCGACGGTCACGGTCGTTGCGGACGAGAGCCGCTCGTAGGTGAGTCCGTCGAGCGCTATCGCGGCTGGCCAGGACTCTTCGGCATCGTTGAGGAGCCCGACCTTCGCGTTCGTCAGGTCGAGATGGTTCGGCGGTTCGGCGAAGGTCAAGGTGAGAGTCTGGGCTGATGCGTCGGCGAGCCGGATGACGGCGATCTCCACTCCTCCGAGGCGGATCGGCGAGATGCGCGCTCCGTCGAAGGAGATGGTCCGCTCCACTGCGGCCGAGTTCATCGCGATGACTCCGGTGGCGCTGAAGCCATCCCGGCACAACAGGTTGCGGCCGACCCTGATCCCCGTCGCCTGCAGATTCACCAATTGGCCGGCCAGGTCGAAGTCCTTGGTATTGAGTTCCGGTGCACTCATGGTGCAGCCGGAGAAATCGACCGAACCAGCCACTCGGGCACCGTCGATCGTCACCCGGCCCTCGACCGTCGAGGAGTCCGAGTCCACGTCCTCGCGGTTGAACCAGATGCCCTCGTCGACCTCGATGCGTTCGGCCTGAAAGCAGAGCTGGCCAGGGTTGCGAAAAGTGGCGCTGCGTGCGTTGAGCACGCCGCCGATCCGCGCGCCGATGAGTCGCACCTGGCCCTCGACCGTGCTTCGGATGAAGCGAACACTGCTGCCGAAGTGCGCCTGGCTCGCCATAAGGGCGACGCCGGTCTCGGCTGAGCTCAGCTGGGAGCCTTCAAGGATAAGCGCACCGCCGACCTTTGCCCGAAGGAGGCGGACCTCGCCAGTGCTGATGATGCCGGTCAGGTCGATCGATCCATGGACCGTGAGGCCCGTGGCGCTGATACCGGGCACCGTACAGCGCTCCAGCCGCAGGCTCAGCACGGTCGCGTCGAGGAGCTGCGGCGCGGCCGTGAAGGTGCATTCGGTGAAGTCGAGAGGGTGGGTGATGAGCGCACCAGTGAGAGCGATTTCTCCCTCGATGACCGCGCCGACGATGCGTACGTTGCGGATGCTCGTCTGATCGTCACGTGTTCCAGTGAGAATCCATTCCAGATAGTCGGCGCGGATGACCCGGTCGTCGAGACCTCTCACGTCTGCAGACAAATGAGGACTTCCGGTCTTGGAAAGGTACGATTCGCCGGGGTGTCGAGGACTGTGATCCATGTCTGTCATTACGTCAGAAGGTGAACCCCGCGACAACGACTGATCATGTGGCATGTTGGGCGAATCGCATCACCGACTTCGGCGGTCCAGGCACAACATATGTATCCATGGCCGACCGCCGATGGGTATCCTGAGCCGCACCCTGTCCGTCAGTTAAACAAAGGGATCCCATGAGCCTCGACATTGGAGCGGTCAACAAGGCCTCGGAGCTGGTCGTGGGCGTTGGTCGCGCACTTCGCTACGCGCATTTCATCACCCCTCTGAATCAGCGTGAATCACGAGTGGCCTACTTGTCGGCATGGAATTCCGGACAGGCGATCGATCCGGTCTTCGAGTACCTGGAGCCGACCGCCGATACCCTGGACGCGATTGGGCGTGCCACAGCGGCGTTGCCCGACGACAGCGCGTGGCGGGAACGATTGAATCGAGAGATTGAGGCGGCACGCATTGGTCACGAGGCGCTCGTCACGCATGATCCAGCGACGATGACAGCCTATGCCCTGGGGCAGTTCGGCAGCCCCACCGATGAAGGACTGGCCCAAGCACTCGACTACCTCGCACACCATCCGCGGCAGGGCCCGGGCCCAGTTCAATGGACAGCAGACCGAGCTGCGGGAATCATGACCGAGGTACTCGCCAAAGCTGAGCTGGGGGACTGGGCGGTTGAGGTCGATGATCATATGGCGGCCCGGATGAGTGTTACGGGGGTGAAGCGGCTGCTGCGTGTGAAGCAGGGCGCCATGTTCACCCCCGCCGAGGTTCGGCGTCTGATCGTTCATGAGATCGGCACCCATGTCGCGCGAACCGTCAACGGCAACAGCCAGCCGCTGACGCTCCTCGCCCATGGCATCACCGGTTACATGGGCACGGAGGAGGGCTTGGCGGTCTGGCATGAGCAGCAGGAAGGTGTCTCCGACGTCAACGTCATGCGCACCTACGCCATGCGGGTGGTTGCTTGCCACAAGGCCATGACTGGCGGGTTCGGCGAAGTCTTCGCAGCAGTCCTGCCACACACGACACCGGAGGACGCCTTCGGCATCACCCTCAGGATCAAGCGCGGCCTCATCGACACCAGCCAGCCGGGTGGATATATCAAGGACCATGTCTACTTCATGGGGGCGCTTGCCGTTGCTGGGCATCTCGACCAGGCGTCGTCCGACCATGAGTTGCTGCTCGCGACGAAGTGGCCGCTGGCGGAGATCGAGGCGCTCCGAGATCTACGGGAGCAGGGTCTGCTCCTTGAACCGATCGTGCGGACGTCGATGATCGCCGCGTTCGCGCAGGAGGTCATGTCCAGTTACCGCGGCAGTGACCTGACGTCGTAAGAGTCGGCCGGGGCGGCACCGCACCGGCGGTGCCGCCCCGTCGATCGAGTCCTAGCGGGGCGGGCTGATCAGCGTCGCCTTGGCCCGGTAGGAGCCCTTCAGCAGCCAGGTGGAGTTGACCGCGCCCAGGCCCAACCGGACCTGGTCGGCCTGGTTGCCGTCGTTGTCGTCGGTGTAGCAGACCGACACCTCGCCCCACGGCGAGACGCCCACCGCGATCTGCTCCTGGCGTCCGACCGTCAGGTCGCTGAACGCCTGCGCGGTGATCCGCCCGGCCGTGGTGCCGTCGGCGTTGAAGCCGCGTGCCCAGACATCGAGGCCGTTGGCGGGCGTGGTCCAGGCGACGACGGTGTTCGCCTCGTCGTCGATGCCGACGCTCGGCAGGTTCGCGCCCGTCTCGGCGGAGGCGGCGACCTCGGTGTGGCGGGGCGTGCCGGCGGCGGTGAACGACCGCGTCCAGACCCCGAGGGCACCGGTGTGGTCGGACTCCCAGGCCACGGTGAAGTCGCCGTTGAAGTTGGCGGCGATCGCGGCGCGCCGCTGCTGGCCGTCGCCGAGCGAGTTGGCGGTCCGGCGGGTGAGGGTGACGGCACCGTTCGCCTTCGCCAGCCTGGTCAGGCCGATGTTGTCGAAGTTGTTGCCGTCGCTGTCCTCGTCCCACACGACGACCGCGTCACCCGAGGCGCCGACGGCGACATCCGGCCGGTGATGCGCGCCGGTGGCCTGGGACGCGACCACCTCGTACGCCTTCGTGGTGATGTTCGTGAAGCCCGATGCCCGGATGGTGGCGGGGCTGGTGCCCTGGATGTCCTCCCAGACCACGCTGAAGGCGACGGCGGCGGCGTTGCTCGGCGTACCGTCCGGATCCACGGCGACCTTCGGCCAGATCTGCTGCCCGGCGTCGGCCGCGTTGGCCTGGCCCGACGCGAGGATCGCCCCGGTCGGCGAGACCACCCGATAGGGCACGTTGAAGTAGCCGTTGCCGTCGGGGTCGTCGGACCAGACGACCACCGCGTTGCCCTTGTCGTCGAGGCCGACGTCGGGGCTGATGTGCTTCCAGTTGGTGCCGCTCGTGCCACCGGTGGAGAGCTTCAGTTCGTAGACGGCCGCCCCGTCCCGGTAGAGGCGCAGGAAGACCTCCGAGTGGCTGTTGTCGGCGGGTGCGGTGCTGTCGCGGTCGTCCTCCCAGACCACGGCGACGTTGCCGTTGCGGTTCATCGCGATGGCGGAGAAGTCCTGGTCGCCGGTGGCGACGCTGTTCGCGGTCGACCAGGTGACGCCCGGCGGTGCGGCGGATGCGGCGACGGGCATCCCCACGGCCGCGGCCAGGGCGGCGACGACGGTGGTGAGGACCAGCGGGGTGCGGTTCAACATCAACTGTTCTCCTAGATCTGCTGGAGGCCGGGCTGGCCCTCAGCGATGACGAACGAGCGCGTCGTGCTCACGGCGGCGCCGTGCTCGGTGACGCTGGCGACGGAGCGGAAGTCGGCCCGGACCTGGCTCGGGGTGATCGTGGTGCGGACGTACCCGCGCTGGTCGGAGTAGAACTTGATGTGCGGGTTCGTCGCGCCGTTGGGGATCGTGGTGCTGCCGGAGCCGTTGCCGTTGGAGGTGATCGAGGTGCAGACCAGCTCGGTGCCGATCGT
This portion of the Allocatelliglobosispora scoriae genome encodes:
- a CDS encoding tyrosine/phenylalanine carboxypeptidase domain-containing protein — encoded protein: MSLDIGAVNKASELVVGVGRALRYAHFITPLNQRESRVAYLSAWNSGQAIDPVFEYLEPTADTLDAIGRATAALPDDSAWRERLNREIEAARIGHEALVTHDPATMTAYALGQFGSPTDEGLAQALDYLAHHPRQGPGPVQWTADRAAGIMTEVLAKAELGDWAVEVDDHMAARMSVTGVKRLLRVKQGAMFTPAEVRRLIVHEIGTHVARTVNGNSQPLTLLAHGITGYMGTEEGLAVWHEQQEGVSDVNVMRTYAMRVVACHKAMTGGFGEVFAAVLPHTTPEDAFGITLRIKRGLIDTSQPGGYIKDHVYFMGALAVAGHLDQASSDHELLLATKWPLAEIEALRDLREQGLLLEPIVRTSMIAAFAQEVMSSYRGSDLTS